Below is a genomic region from Deltaproteobacteria bacterium.
CCCGTGATGAAGGAATGAATAATTTGATTAGGACAATCTTCTGGCAGGACGATGCCGTCGTGATGATCAATTAGCGGGCGCTGCCGATTGTGGAGCGGCATGTCACCTGCAACGATTACCGTGAGGTCATCGCTGGGGGAATTCCGGGGAAAGTACACTTAATTATTTACATAGGAAGCTAAAAACTTATAATGATTATACATGGCAAGAATAGCAAGAATAGTAGCTCCGCTGATGCCGCATCATATTACACAAAGAGGCAATAGACGGCAGGATACATTATTAGTGTCTCCTTTTGTCTAAAGAATATCCTCAATCCCGTTGCGCTGGATCATATTCAGAAGTTCCCATTGTCGCGTTGGTCACGTTTTTCAGGGCCGCTATCGGGCGATTATGGTGGAAAAGGATGCCTACCTGCTGGAGTTGATGAGATATGTAGTGACCCCTGCGTCCTATGCTGCGGTCTTCATCGCCCGGTAGGGTTGGATCTATGAAATTTCTAATCTCTTCCTGACCCTTCTTTCCAGAAGCCGAAGAGGTCATAGGCGTTCTGGAAACCAATCAGTTGCATAATATCCGGGTCATTGATGAGCCGGCTGATCGCATCGAAATTACTCCTTATCCCCGGGACCCCGGGGAAATCGGAACCGAAAAGGAATTTTTCCGGAAACCGCTTAAATTTTGGAAAGTACTGCAGAAGATTCTGGGGCGGCAGTCCTGAGACATCAATATAGACATTTCTGAACGTCCGGGCAAGATATTCCGCGATCTCATACCAGAATCCTCGACCGCCATGACAAAGCACTACTTTGAGATCGGGAAAATCGCTGATGATGTCGTCAAAGGTGTAGGGATCGGCATACCTCATCTTGGCGCCTTTGAAGACGCTTGTCCCGGCATGGAATAAAACAGGCAGTCCGGCCTGGGCGCATTGTTCATAGATGGGGTAGAGGCGGCGGTCATTGGCGAAAAACATCCCGTGGACCGAATGTATCTTGAGCCCGCGCGCCCCCCCGGCCAGTTGTTCGGCAAAAGCTCCGGACAGATCTTCCTGGTAATGGGGATTCAGATTGGCGATGGGGATAAGCTCCGGGTGGAAGGCATTAATTTCAGCCGCCCGCTCGAAGGGCATGACGCCGGCGGTTCCCGGCGAGTATTCCGGGATAAGAATGCCGCCCACGACGCCCTCGTCCTTGATAACGTCGCCATAGGGTTCAGGCAGTTGGCGCCCGTCACCGTCAAAGAGACTGGGCACATAAGGCCCCGTGTCCATCCAGAGGGCCTTGGCCTTGTCAGTCCATTCAAATCTGTGACCTACATGGATGTGGATGTCAATTATCT
It encodes:
- a CDS encoding amidohydrolase family protein encodes the protein MEKIIDIHIHVGHRFEWTDKAKALWMDTGPYVPSLFDGDGRQLPEPYGDVIKDEGVVGGILIPEYSPGTAGVMPFERAAEINAFHPELIPIANLNPHYQEDLSGAFAEQLAGGARGLKIHSVHGMFFANDRRLYPIYEQCAQAGLPVLFHAGTSVFKGAKMRYADPYTFDDIISDFPDLKVVLCHGGRGFWYEIAEYLARTFRNVYIDVSGLPPQNLLQYFPKFKRFPEKFLFGSDFPGVPGIRSNFDAISRLINDPDIMQLIGFQNAYDLFGFWKEGSGRD